In the genome of Photobacterium sp. TY1-4, one region contains:
- a CDS encoding diguanylate cyclase: protein MLRFVRRPAGLAALSMFPVAGLAAETADRVGHPVLLSVLIVTGAVVGCGLLVMMLLHLDAASFRRLHLILTDLPLAVAIIRRKDGALLYANKRCCELIGVRKLGSRYLYPDEIGAEMLCDFLRPLSYRPGLQNAPEPLRLKPGSASSLAVAGQPIRFKWQASWLLYLSQPPQQPASSAQLEQEQRIFQQVLNSLSELVYYQDRSGQIIGTNKAFNRFWRGRFSEGVMDDENMAASLHPLHTWTTAPDGASRLLETNKTQLIDDLGEVIGTLSISHDVTDWHDMQESLKQEIEKREITEQALAQRSSLLNTIFEASSDPIGLYNEHGIYVGCNEPFARALGFTQATLLGKSAADVLEPDKWEEFQETDRQVLREGKTVKTDDYVILEDGTPIWYEMVKTPYRDPTDGVPGVLVMARDVTERRMAEQQLADAIMELQEMSFVDSLTKVANRRYFDEQLRKLWHGHIREQKPLTLILCDIDSFKAFNDNYGHQQGDYALREVAKVFRDVIRRETDEVARYGGEEFAFLLPNTNPEGGLVVAEKVHQQLAAQGIVHAYSDVDDKLTVSLGIATVTPLPTQDYGDLVEMADIALYKAKAAGRNCTMVMTDSER from the coding sequence ATGTTGCGTTTTGTTCGCCGCCCGGCCGGGTTGGCTGCTCTCTCCATGTTCCCGGTGGCCGGGCTGGCCGCCGAGACGGCTGATCGGGTCGGTCATCCGGTATTGCTGTCGGTCCTGATCGTGACCGGGGCTGTGGTCGGCTGCGGGTTGCTGGTGATGATGCTGCTACACCTGGATGCGGCGTCGTTCCGGCGGTTGCACCTTATCTTGACCGATTTGCCGTTGGCGGTGGCGATTATCCGGCGCAAAGACGGCGCCTTGCTCTATGCCAACAAACGCTGCTGTGAGTTGATAGGGGTTCGCAAACTGGGCAGCCGTTATCTCTATCCGGATGAGATCGGCGCCGAGATGCTGTGTGATTTTCTCCGGCCGCTGTCGTATCGCCCTGGATTGCAGAATGCCCCCGAGCCCCTTCGGCTTAAACCCGGGTCTGCCTCATCACTTGCGGTTGCCGGGCAGCCGATTCGTTTTAAATGGCAGGCGTCCTGGCTGCTGTATTTGTCGCAACCGCCCCAACAGCCGGCATCGTCTGCCCAGCTTGAGCAGGAGCAGCGTATTTTCCAGCAGGTGCTGAACTCCTTGTCTGAGTTGGTGTACTACCAGGATCGCAGCGGCCAGATCATCGGTACCAATAAAGCCTTCAACCGCTTCTGGCGCGGTCGGTTCTCGGAAGGGGTAATGGACGATGAGAACATGGCGGCTTCCCTGCATCCGCTGCATACCTGGACCACGGCGCCGGACGGGGCCAGTCGGTTACTGGAAACCAATAAAACCCAACTGATTGATGATCTCGGCGAGGTGATTGGTACGCTGTCGATCAGCCACGATGTGACGGACTGGCATGATATGCAGGAGAGTCTGAAGCAGGAGATCGAGAAACGGGAGATCACCGAGCAAGCCCTGGCCCAGCGCAGCTCATTGCTCAACACGATTTTTGAAGCCAGCTCGGATCCGATTGGCCTGTATAACGAACACGGTATTTATGTCGGCTGCAATGAGCCGTTTGCCCGCGCGCTGGGCTTTACCCAGGCGACCTTGCTCGGCAAGTCGGCGGCGGATGTGCTGGAGCCGGACAAATGGGAAGAGTTTCAGGAAACCGACCGCCAGGTCCTGCGGGAAGGCAAAACGGTCAAAACCGATGATTATGTGATTCTCGAAGACGGCACCCCGATTTGGTACGAGATGGTGAAAACCCCATATCGGGACCCGACGGACGGCGTGCCCGGGGTGCTGGTGATGGCCCGGGATGTGACGGAGCGGCGGATGGCCGAGCAGCAGCTGGCGGATGCGATTATGGAGCTGCAGGAAATGAGTTTTGTCGACAGCCTGACCAAGGTGGCCAACCGGCGTTACTTTGACGAGCAGTTGCGCAAGCTCTGGCATGGCCATATCCGGGAGCAAAAACCGCTGACCCTGATTTTGTGTGATATCGACAGCTTCAAGGCGTTCAACGATAACTATGGCCACCAGCAGGGCGACTATGCGTTGCGGGAGGTCGCCAAGGTGTTCCGTGACGTGATCCGGCGCGAAACCGATGAAGTGGCTCGCTACGGCGGTGAGGAGTTTGCCTTTCTGCTGCCCAATACCAACCCGGAAGGCGGGCTGGTGGTGGCCGAGAAGGTCCACCAGCAACTGGCGGCGCAGGGCATTGTTCATGCCTATTCAGATGTGGATGACAAGCTGACCGTCAGCCTGGGGATTGCCACGGTGACGCCGTTGCCGACTCAGGACTACGGGGACCTGGTCGAAATGGCCGATATCGCGCTCTATAAAGCCAAGGCGGCCGGGCGCAACTGTACCATGGTGATGACCGATAGCGAGCGCTGA
- a CDS encoding TIGR01212 family radical SAM protein (This family includes YhcC from E. coli K-12, an uncharacterized radical SAM protein.) — protein MQLHELVNTFGQDLQRRYGEKVHKLTLHGGFSCPNRDGTIGRGGCTFCNVASFADEQARFLPIRDQLRARAGEVNRAQRYLAYFQAYTSTYAEVQALKAMYEEALTAADIVGLCVGTRPDCVPPAVLTLLAAYQRQGYEIWLELGLQTAHDHTLKRINRGHDFACYARVAEQARALGLKVCTHLIVGLPGEGEAECLETLRRVVAVGVDGIKLHPLHIVTGSTMAKAWQAGRMSEISLADYVDIASAMIRNTPANVVYHRVSANARKPTLLAPDWCENRWLAMTEISRQLIRDGAQGSALDQPFIARPAL, from the coding sequence ATGCAACTGCATGAACTCGTCAATACCTTCGGGCAGGATTTACAGCGCCGGTACGGGGAAAAGGTCCATAAGCTGACACTGCACGGCGGATTCAGTTGCCCGAACCGGGACGGTACGATTGGGCGGGGCGGCTGTACCTTCTGTAACGTCGCGTCCTTTGCCGATGAGCAGGCCCGGTTTCTGCCGATCCGTGACCAGCTCCGGGCGCGGGCGGGGGAGGTGAACCGGGCGCAGCGCTATCTGGCGTATTTTCAGGCCTATACCAGTACCTATGCGGAAGTGCAGGCTTTGAAGGCGATGTATGAAGAAGCGTTAACGGCGGCGGATATCGTCGGCTTGTGCGTCGGGACCCGGCCGGATTGTGTGCCGCCGGCCGTACTCACGCTGCTGGCCGCATACCAGCGTCAGGGCTATGAAATTTGGCTCGAGCTGGGGCTGCAAACGGCTCATGACCACACGCTGAAGCGCATCAATCGCGGCCACGATTTTGCCTGCTATGCCCGGGTTGCCGAGCAGGCCCGAGCGCTGGGGCTCAAGGTGTGTACCCATTTGATTGTCGGATTACCGGGGGAAGGGGAGGCTGAGTGCCTGGAGACATTGCGCCGGGTGGTGGCGGTCGGGGTCGATGGCATCAAGTTGCATCCGCTGCATATTGTGACCGGCAGTACCATGGCCAAGGCCTGGCAGGCCGGTCGGATGAGCGAGATCAGCTTGGCGGATTATGTGGATATCGCCAGCGCGATGATCCGCAATACCCCCGCGAATGTGGTCTACCACCGGGTGTCGGCCAATGCCCGCAAACCGACCTTGCTGGCGCCGGACTGGTGTGAGAACCGCTGGCTGGCGATGACGGAAATCAGTCGGCAACTGATCCGGGACGGCGCGCAGGGCAGCGCGCTGGACCAACCATTTATTGCCCGGCCAGCGCTATAG
- the gltB gene encoding glutamate synthase large subunit has product MTDQAQKAQGLYVPELEHDACGIGFVAHLKNRKSHQIVTQALDMLARMEHRGGQGCDPCSGDGAGILLQKPHEFLLEETVKLGIRLPAFDQYGVGVVLFPKDEDKRQQCRDILERNAKRLDLEIIGYRVLPVDNSMIGADPLSTEPQFEHVFVTGGPGLEPAALERKLYVLRNYTVRVCLESIANIGDDFYINSLSYKTLVYKGQLTTEQVPQYFLDLQNPSMVTALALVHSRFSTNTFPKWRLAQPFRYIAHNGEINTVRGNLNWMKAREAILESDLFTQQEIDMLLPICQEGSSDSSNFDMALELLVLSGRSLPHALMMLIPEAWQENKNLDPKRRAFYQYHANVMEPWDGPASVCFTDGVQVGATLDRNGLRPSRYTVTKDDFLIMASESGVVEIAPENIQFRGRLQPGRIFVADLEQGRIISDEEVKDTIASTQPYEQWVQDNLLSLKSLPDADNRHHQPTPERLLHHQQAFGISSEEVNDILVPLAKTGYEPLSAMGADWPLAVLSHQSQHLSNYFKQLFAQVTNPPIDPIRERMVMSLNTYLGKDQNLLSETPEHCQKVELESPVLSNAELEKLRAIDNEHLQAKTLDIVFRASGEPGKLERALKRICQYSEDAVIDGYSIIILTDRAVNSNHAAIPAMLAVGAVHHHLIRKGLRAKCDIVVETGDARETHHFATLVGYGANAVNPYLVTETLVDLQRTRKLDPALSVDELFNNYRKGINGGLLKIFSKMGISTLQSYHGAQIFEALGISKSVVDKYFTGTVSRIEGLTIDDIAKEVLIRHRVGYPTREIPIQMLDVGGVYQWKQRGEKHLFNPETISLLQQSTRNKDYGQFKQYAKAVDDQADDAATLRSQLDFIKNPAGAIPLEDVEPVENILKRFATGAMSFGSISYEAHSTLAVAMNRIGAKSNSGEGGEDPIRFEKKANGDWERSAIKQVASGRFGVTSYYLTNADELQIKMAQGAKPGEGGQLPGDKVDDWIGATRHSTPGVGLISPPPHHDIYSIEDLAQLIFDLKNANRAGRVNVKLVSEAGVGTIASGVAKAKADVVLIAGFDGGTGASPMSSIRHTGLPWELGLAETHQTLLKNGLRNRIVVQSDGQMKTPRDLAVATLLGAEEWGIATAALVVEGCIMMRKCHKNTCPVGIATQNKTLRERFDGRVEDVVTFFHYMAQGLREIMAELGFRTIEEMVGQSQKLKIRDNISHWKYQNLNLSPVLHIEPARAEDGVYQQREQDHALETILDRRLIETAAPALYEGKTVEATFDIINTDRSTGTMLSNEISKIYKDQGLPQPMKVKFNGSAGQSFGAFLAKGVTFEVEGDANDYWGKGLSGGTLALYPDRRTDIIPEDNIVVGNVCFYGATSGESYIRGMAGERFCVRNSGAKVVVEGVGDHGCEYMTGGIAVILGQTGRNFAAGMSGGVAYVWDQFEDFATKLNPELVDLDPIEDEDKVLLREMLTKHIDYTGSTVAQTFLDNFEGNLARMVKVMPRDYKAVLQQRKAEAENKEVLEAVDG; this is encoded by the coding sequence ATGACAGATCAAGCGCAGAAGGCTCAGGGACTGTACGTACCTGAACTCGAGCACGATGCCTGTGGTATCGGCTTTGTCGCCCATCTCAAAAACCGCAAATCCCATCAGATTGTCACCCAGGCGCTGGATATGCTGGCCCGCATGGAACACCGGGGTGGCCAGGGATGTGATCCGTGCAGCGGTGACGGTGCCGGTATTTTGCTACAAAAGCCCCATGAATTCCTGCTGGAGGAAACCGTCAAGCTCGGGATCCGGCTGCCGGCCTTTGATCAGTACGGGGTGGGTGTCGTCCTGTTTCCGAAAGACGAAGACAAACGCCAGCAATGCCGCGATATTCTCGAGCGTAACGCCAAGCGTCTGGACCTGGAGATTATCGGCTACCGGGTGCTGCCGGTCGACAATTCCATGATCGGCGCCGATCCGCTCAGCACTGAGCCGCAGTTCGAACACGTGTTTGTCACCGGTGGGCCGGGCCTGGAACCTGCCGCGCTGGAGCGCAAGCTGTATGTGCTGCGAAACTACACGGTGCGGGTCTGCCTCGAAAGCATTGCCAACATCGGTGATGACTTCTACATCAACTCGCTGTCTTACAAAACGCTTGTCTACAAGGGGCAGCTCACCACCGAGCAAGTCCCGCAGTACTTCCTTGATCTGCAGAACCCGTCGATGGTGACGGCCCTGGCGCTGGTTCACTCACGCTTTTCAACCAATACCTTCCCGAAATGGCGTCTGGCGCAGCCTTTCCGTTACATCGCTCACAACGGGGAAATCAACACCGTACGCGGCAACCTGAACTGGATGAAAGCCCGCGAGGCGATCCTCGAATCGGACCTGTTTACCCAGCAGGAAATCGACATGCTGCTGCCGATCTGCCAGGAAGGCAGCTCGGACTCGTCAAACTTTGATATGGCGCTGGAGCTGCTGGTGCTCTCCGGTCGCAGCCTGCCGCATGCGCTGATGATGCTGATCCCGGAAGCGTGGCAGGAAAACAAAAATCTGGATCCCAAGCGCCGTGCGTTCTACCAGTACCACGCCAATGTGATGGAGCCGTGGGACGGCCCGGCCTCGGTCTGCTTTACCGATGGTGTCCAGGTCGGCGCAACGCTGGATCGCAACGGCCTGCGCCCGTCGCGCTACACCGTGACCAAAGACGACTTCCTGATCATGGCATCCGAATCCGGCGTGGTGGAGATCGCGCCGGAAAACATCCAGTTCCGTGGCCGCCTACAGCCGGGCCGGATCTTCGTGGCCGACCTGGAGCAGGGGCGGATCATCTCGGATGAAGAAGTCAAAGACACCATTGCCTCCACCCAACCATACGAGCAATGGGTGCAGGACAACCTGCTGAGTCTGAAATCGCTGCCGGATGCGGATAACCGCCACCATCAACCGACGCCGGAGCGTCTGCTGCACCACCAGCAAGCCTTCGGGATCAGCTCAGAAGAAGTCAATGATATCCTCGTACCGCTGGCCAAAACCGGCTACGAGCCGCTCAGCGCCATGGGGGCCGACTGGCCGCTGGCTGTGCTGTCACACCAGTCGCAACACCTGTCGAACTACTTCAAGCAGTTGTTTGCCCAAGTCACCAACCCGCCGATCGACCCGATCCGCGAGCGGATGGTCATGTCGCTCAACACCTACCTCGGCAAAGATCAGAACCTGCTGAGCGAAACCCCGGAACACTGCCAGAAAGTTGAGCTGGAGTCGCCGGTGCTGAGCAATGCTGAGCTGGAAAAACTACGCGCGATCGATAACGAGCACCTGCAGGCCAAAACGCTGGATATCGTGTTCCGTGCCAGCGGCGAGCCGGGCAAGCTCGAGCGCGCCCTCAAGCGGATTTGCCAGTATTCGGAAGATGCGGTGATCGACGGCTATTCGATCATCATCCTGACCGACCGGGCGGTGAACTCCAACCATGCGGCCATTCCGGCGATGCTGGCAGTCGGCGCAGTGCACCACCACCTGATCCGCAAGGGCCTGCGCGCCAAGTGTGACATTGTGGTCGAAACCGGGGATGCCCGTGAAACCCACCACTTTGCCACCCTGGTCGGCTACGGCGCCAACGCCGTCAACCCGTACTTGGTGACCGAAACCCTGGTTGATCTGCAACGCACCCGCAAGCTGGATCCGGCGCTGTCAGTCGACGAGCTGTTCAACAACTACCGCAAAGGGATCAACGGCGGTCTGTTGAAGATTTTCTCCAAGATGGGGATCTCCACCCTGCAGTCCTATCACGGCGCACAGATTTTCGAAGCGCTGGGGATCAGCAAATCGGTGGTCGACAAATACTTCACCGGCACCGTGTCGCGCATCGAAGGCCTGACCATTGACGACATCGCCAAAGAAGTGCTGATCCGTCACCGGGTCGGCTACCCGACCCGGGAAATCCCAATCCAGATGCTGGATGTCGGCGGGGTTTACCAGTGGAAACAGCGTGGCGAGAAACACCTGTTCAACCCGGAAACCATTTCGTTGCTGCAACAGTCGACCCGCAACAAGGACTACGGCCAGTTCAAGCAATACGCCAAAGCGGTGGACGATCAGGCCGATGACGCCGCAACGCTGCGCAGCCAGCTGGACTTTATCAAAAATCCGGCCGGGGCCATCCCGCTCGAAGACGTCGAGCCGGTCGAGAACATCCTCAAGCGCTTTGCCACCGGGGCGATGAGTTTCGGCTCGATCTCGTACGAAGCGCACTCGACCCTAGCCGTAGCAATGAACCGGATCGGCGCCAAGTCGAACTCCGGCGAAGGCGGCGAAGATCCGATCCGCTTCGAGAAAAAAGCCAACGGCGACTGGGAGCGCTCGGCGATCAAACAGGTCGCTTCCGGCCGTTTCGGCGTAACCTCCTATTACCTGACCAACGCCGATGAGCTGCAAATCAAGATGGCTCAGGGTGCCAAGCCGGGCGAAGGCGGTCAGCTGCCGGGCGATAAAGTCGATGACTGGATTGGCGCGACCCGTCACTCCACCCCGGGCGTCGGCCTGATCTCGCCACCGCCGCACCACGATATTTACTCGATCGAGGATCTGGCGCAGCTGATCTTTGACCTGAAAAACGCCAACCGCGCCGGTCGGGTGAACGTCAAGCTGGTCTCAGAAGCCGGGGTCGGCACCATTGCCTCCGGTGTCGCTAAAGCCAAAGCAGACGTGGTGCTGATCGCCGGGTTCGACGGCGGCACCGGGGCCTCACCGATGTCCTCGATCCGTCATACCGGCCTGCCTTGGGAGCTCGGCCTGGCGGAAACCCACCAGACCCTGCTGAAAAACGGCCTGCGCAACCGCATCGTGGTTCAAAGTGACGGCCAGATGAAGACCCCGCGCGACCTCGCCGTGGCGACCCTGCTCGGTGCCGAGGAATGGGGCATCGCGACCGCTGCGCTGGTGGTGGAAGGCTGTATCATGATGCGGAAGTGTCACAAGAACACCTGTCCGGTCGGGATTGCGACCCAGAACAAGACGCTGCGCGAGCGTTTCGACGGCCGGGTAGAAGATGTCGTGACCTTCTTCCATTACATGGCGCAGGGTCTGCGTGAAATCATGGCTGAACTGGGCTTCCGCACCATTGAGGAGATGGTCGGCCAGTCCCAGAAACTGAAGATCCGCGACAACATCAGCCACTGGAAATACCAGAACCTGAATCTCAGCCCGGTGCTGCACATCGAGCCTGCCCGGGCAGAAGACGGCGTCTATCAGCAGCGTGAGCAAGACCACGCGCTGGAAACCATCCTGGATCGCCGCCTGATTGAAACGGCAGCGCCAGCCCTGTATGAAGGCAAGACGGTGGAAGCCACGTTTGACATCATCAATACCGACCGCAGTACCGGGACCATGCTGTCGAACGAAATCTCCAAGATTTACAAAGACCAAGGCTTACCACAGCCGATGAAGGTCAAGTTCAACGGCTCCGCCGGCCAGAGCTTCGGGGCGTTCCTCGCCAAAGGCGTGACCTTTGAAGTGGAAGGGGATGCCAACGACTACTGGGGTAAAGGTCTGTCCGGCGGCACCCTGGCACTCTACCCGGACCGCCGGACCGACATCATTCCGGAAGACAACATCGTGGTCGGGAACGTCTGCTTCTACGGCGCGACCTCCGGGGAGTCCTATATCCGCGGCATGGCCGGCGAGCGCTTCTGCGTGCGTAACTCCGGCGCCAAGGTGGTGGTCGAAGGCGTCGGCGATCATGGCTGTGAGTACATGACCGGCGGGATCGCGGTGATCCTCGGCCAGACCGGACGCAACTTTGCCGCCGGGATGAGCGGTGGGGTCGCCTACGTCTGGGATCAGTTCGAAGACTTTGCAACCAAGCTCAATCCGGAGCTGGTCGATCTCGATCCGATTGAAGACGAAGACAAGGTCCTGCTGCGCGAAATGCTGACCAAACATATCGACTATACCGGCAGTACAGTGGCTCAAACTTTCCTCGATAACTTCGAGGGGAACCTGGCCCGGATGGTCAAAGTGATGCCGCGGGACTACAAAGCCGTCCTACAGCAGCGCAAAGCAGAAGCAGAGAACAAGGAAGTATTGGAGGCCGTCGATGGGTAA
- a CDS encoding glutamate synthase subunit beta, which produces MGKPTGFLEFGRELPKKVDPSVRIQDNKEFVLNDAFGDKINTQASRCMDCGVPFCHNGCPIGNIIPEFNDAVYRDSWEEAWHILSSTNNFPEFTGRVCPAPCESSCVLGINQDPITICNIEKTIVETAYREGYAKPKTPRKRTGKTVAIIGSGPSGLAAAEQLNSAGHSVTVFERDEKVGGLLRFGIPDFKLGMDIIDRKINLMAEAGVKFEVNAHIGVDINAQQLRQEFDVILLTGGSTVPRDLPIPGRELKGAHYAMEFLAQNNRRANNMDLKTEEIHAKGKHVVVIGGGDTGSDCVGTSNRHGAASITQVEIMPMPPEQRPVNQPWPAYPMILRTSTSHEEGCERHWNILTKEFIGDEAGNLKALRIADIQWLEAKPGERPGFEEVPGSERIIPCDLAFLAMGFLHPEPNGVLAQLDIALDERGNVATQGFATNQKGVFAAGDMRTGQSLVVRCINEGRECAREIDAFLMGNSNLEAKSDSLMLSEA; this is translated from the coding sequence ATGGGTAAGCCGACTGGATTTTTAGAATTTGGCCGCGAGTTGCCAAAGAAAGTGGATCCGAGCGTCCGGATCCAGGACAACAAGGAGTTTGTCCTCAACGACGCGTTCGGGGACAAAATCAACACGCAGGCGTCGCGCTGCATGGATTGCGGGGTGCCGTTCTGCCACAACGGCTGTCCGATCGGCAACATCATTCCGGAGTTCAATGATGCGGTCTATCGCGACAGCTGGGAAGAAGCCTGGCATATCCTGAGCTCGACCAATAACTTCCCGGAGTTTACCGGTCGGGTGTGTCCGGCGCCGTGTGAGAGCAGCTGTGTGCTCGGCATCAACCAGGATCCGATCACCATCTGTAACATCGAGAAAACCATTGTCGAAACGGCATACCGCGAAGGGTATGCCAAACCGAAGACACCGAGAAAACGTACCGGCAAGACCGTCGCCATTATCGGCAGCGGTCCGTCCGGTCTGGCAGCGGCGGAGCAACTCAACAGCGCCGGCCACAGCGTGACTGTGTTTGAGCGCGATGAAAAAGTCGGTGGCCTGCTGCGGTTCGGGATCCCGGATTTCAAGCTCGGCATGGATATCATTGACCGTAAAATCAACCTGATGGCTGAAGCCGGGGTCAAATTTGAAGTCAACGCCCATATCGGGGTCGACATCAATGCCCAGCAGCTGCGCCAAGAGTTTGATGTGATACTGCTGACCGGCGGCTCTACGGTTCCGCGGGATCTGCCGATCCCGGGCCGCGAGCTCAAAGGCGCCCACTATGCGATGGAGTTTCTGGCCCAGAACAACCGCCGCGCCAACAACATGGATCTGAAAACCGAAGAAATCCATGCCAAAGGCAAACATGTGGTGGTGATCGGCGGCGGGGATACCGGCTCGGACTGTGTCGGTACCTCGAACCGTCACGGCGCGGCCAGTATCACTCAGGTCGAAATCATGCCGATGCCGCCGGAGCAACGCCCGGTCAATCAACCGTGGCCGGCCTATCCGATGATCCTGCGCACGTCGACCTCCCACGAGGAAGGCTGTGAACGACACTGGAATATTCTGACCAAGGAATTTATCGGTGACGAAGCGGGCAACCTCAAGGCGCTGCGCATTGCCGATATCCAGTGGCTCGAAGCCAAGCCGGGTGAGCGGCCGGGCTTTGAGGAAGTCCCGGGCTCGGAGCGAATCATTCCGTGCGATCTGGCATTCCTGGCGATGGGCTTTTTGCACCCGGAGCCGAACGGCGTGCTGGCGCAGCTGGATATTGCACTGGATGAACGCGGCAACGTCGCCACCCAGGGCTTTGCCACCAACCAGAAGGGCGTGTTTGCTGCCGGGGATATGCGGACCGGTCAGTCCCTGGTGGTCCGCTGTATCAACGAAGGCCGTGAATGTGCCCGTGAAATCGATGCTTTCCTGATGGGTAATTCCAATCTGGAGGCCAAATCCGATTCACTTATGCTGTCTGAAGCCTGA